The following DNA comes from Fretibacterium sp. OH1220_COT-178.
CTCACAGAGCGGCGTGTTCGTGTCCCGACACGCCGCTCTCTCCGGGCACACCTCCCCCCGGCTTCGATGCGGAGGCTTCGCTCCGAGTGGAGGACCGGAGAGGAATGAACCTTTGTTCCGCTCTCAGGTTATCACGTCAGAGCGAAAGGGGGTGTTCCATTATTGGTCGTTTGCCGTTCCGTTATTGACTTTTTGCCCTGGCTCCCCGGACTGCCGGTGTTCTTCGGCAGGAAGAAATCTTCGGTGGTGTTCCGAGCCCCGTTTTTTTGAAAAATATACACGCGAAGCGGCAGGGGTTGAAAAAACGCAGAATTTGCCCATCGTGGCAATCGGGAAGTGAAGGGCTTCGGGATGTCGATGAGCCCACCGTTATCTCGTAGAACTCGTAGAATAAGAATAAGTAATGTGAAAGCATGTTCTGTGACAAGCTTCTCTACAAAGTGTCTCATTTAGGAAAACCAACAGGAAATCTCCTGGGATAATATCTGAATTAACAAAAATTTCATTTTATTGAATAATGCGCGGATGCGTTAAAGGGAAGCGTACAGTACAGAACAGAACAGGGCCGGAGCAATCAAGTGAAAACGGCCTGAAAGCGGTGGAGGATTTCTCCCATCGATCTCAGACCGTTCCACGCACTGCAACGGTTGGCTCGGCTCTTCCACCAGTAGCGCTGTGGGGTGGTTAAAGGGCTATTGAACCTGTAAAGACTAGTGGGTACTACATTGGCGAATGACATCCAGGACGCTGCCGTCGCGCCACTCCACAACCGCGACAATGCGATCTTCCAATTGAGGGGGATTCATTGGCCCCGACAGTTTTTGGGCTAGGTCAATCAATTGCTCCATGCTCACAAGAGGCAGGTTCTTCCTGTCGCGAAGACAGTCCATCAGGTCGGTGCGCCTGGGGTTGATGGTGATGCCATATTCTGTGACCAGGGCATCGACGGCTTCTCCAGGGGTGGTGAGGCTGTGTACGTTTTCGACCACGCAAGGAATGCGTCCTCTCAAAAGAGGTTGGGCTATGATCGTCAGTTTCGCCCCTGCCGCAGTATCCTGATGCCCGCCCGTTCCGTGAAGAAGGAGACCGTTGGACTCGGTGTTCACGTTGACGTTGAAATTTCTGTCGATTTGAGTGGCGCCCAGGACGACCACATCTAACAGATTGACAGCCGCACCGGCGTTCCAGGGGTTTGCATACCAATCCGCGGAGATCTCCATATGGTTGATGTTGGAGCAAAGGGAGTTGACGGCTGTCAAGTCAAAAGATTGAACGTCCAATAAACGTCTGAGAAGGCCTTGTTGGAGGAGGGCTACGAAGTGTTCGGTTATGCCGCCCAATCCGAAGTCTCCTTTTACCTTTCTGCGGGTCATGGCTTCCTCCAGAAAGGTCGTCACGGCCAGAGGAATACCGCCTGCGCCCGTCTGAAACGAAAAATTTTCTTTGAAGTGAGGTGAGAGCTCGATTAAACGGGCGGTGTAGCGAGCTATTAAGAGGCGCAGCGGGTCCTTGGTGATGATAGTGCTCCCGGAGACAATTCCCTTGGGATCTCCTATATCCGGAAGTTCGACGACAAAGTCGGTGTATGTCTGTGGAATGGATATGGGGGCCAACAGGCAGGACTCCAGGTGGTCGGTAATTGCAACAACGCAGTTTGCGTACTGCGCGTCCGTGTGCGCGTATCCGATGGAGCCGCAGGCGGATTTACCGAAACCTCCCGAGAGATTTCCAAATTTATCTGCCGCCGGAGCAGCTATGAAAGCAACGTCAATGGGTGTTTCGCCGGAGATAATTGCTCGTGGACGACCTCCGTGGCTTCTCAGTACCACTGGGACCGACATTCCTCCATACGATACGTGCCGACCAATGGCTCCATTCACGGAACCCATGATCCGGCGAATCACTCCGCTTTTTATATGTTCAATCAGCGGCTCGTGTGTGTCGAACAAAGCTGTCGGGAAAAGTGTAAGGTCGCCTATTCCCATTCGGGCACAAGTGTCGAGAACGTGGCAGACGACCTTGTCGCCGTTGCGGAGATGATGGTGAAAAGATACCGTCATCCCATTGCGCAGTCCCGAGGCCCCTATCGCCTCCTCAAGGCTGGAAAGCAGCTTTTGCGCATGTCGCGAAGGGGTTTTGAGTTTCCTCCCCAGTCCGCGTCCTTCGGGCATCCTGGTTTCCAATCCCCGATAGGGAATGACCGGGCCATATCCCTCGATACGATCCGGGAGCTTCCGTCCCAGAGAATTTTCCGGCATGACCTTACATTCCTCCGTCCTGTACGACTAACTTTTTCATGAAGCACCGTCCTTGTTCAGGAAGATTCATCCTTTATCGGGCGGGACATCGTGGGTATCGCGGCCGTGCATCGGTCCGGCCAGCTGAAGAAGATACTGAGCACGTTTGATGACGGGGCGATCAACAAGACGTCCGTCGACGCTTACCGCGCCCTGCCCCCGCCGTTCGGCCTCCTCGGCTGCTTGGACGATGCGGAGAGCTTTTCGGACTTCTTGGTCCGTCGGTGTGTAGGCCTCGTGGATTATCGGGATCTGGTTTGGATGCAGGACACTTTTTCCGTCAAACCCCAATTGGCGGACAAAAGCCGTTTGCGTTTTCAGCCCCTCGAGATCGTGAATGTGAGGATAAGCGGCGTCTAGGGCGTCGACTCCAGCGGCACGCGCCGCTACGACGAGCATACGTCGAATCCAATCCAATTCGATCTCGTCCTTGGAACGGCTTGTTTTGAGATCGGCTGCGAGGTCCTCGCCTCCGGGTATCAGAGCTGTTACACGTGAGGAGGCCGTAGCGATATCGAATGCACGCCAGATAGCCGAGGCGCTTTCCAGCAGACAAAAAATGCGAATATGTCCTGGGGGAATATTGCTCTTGTCCTCCAGTTCGGAGAGCATTTCGTCCAGAACGACGACCTCTTGGGGGGATTCCACCTTGGGGACACGTATACCTGTTATCTGAGGATTGGCTGCTGCTGCATCAAAGATCGCTGTAATGTCGTCTCGCCAATAATCCGAGTCGGTACCGTTGATGCGTATTGTGAGCTCACAGCCCCCGAAGTCCAGAAAAGATAAGATCTTCCCAACCAGGATGCGGGCCGCAAGTTTTTCATTGGCCGGAACGGAGTCCTCCAAATCGAAGATCAAGCCGTCGGGCCGGAACAGGTGCCCACGCAGCAACATGTTAGGATTGTTGCCCGGCAGGTACATCATGGTACGTCGCATTAGGGCTCCCTCTCGTCGGATGCTACCGAATAGCGTAGTAATGCTGTCTCAAGGCGTGCGGACAACACCGGCTCCAAGGCTCCGCAATCTTGAATGTGCACCTCAATGTCTTGAATGTTGAACGCGCTGAGGGTCCGATTTACGGTATTCACAATAGCACTGTGAAAAAGCTCCGAGCCGCTGCCTCCAATACTCAATGTAATTCCTGTTCCTGAAGGACGCTCGAAAACAGAAACCATACAATCCATTGATTCCATAGAGCCGGCAATGGCCTTACGCATGTCAGCTCCGAGCCTTTCCCGCACGGATACGGCGTTTTGCGAACAAGCAGAGAAAGACCAGGACTGCAAAACCCAGAAGATCGGTTTTCCAACCCGGTACAATCATGCTCAGTGCAGCGGCGAAAGCTAGAATTCTTTCGGGCAAGGACATGACATCGAGCAAATATCCCTCGAGGGCTGTTGCAAGGATGAACACGCCGAGGAGCGCGGTGAGCAGGGCCTGAAAGAACATGGGCCAAGATTGGACGTTGGGAAGCAGAAGCTCCGGCGAGTAGATGAATACGAAGGGAATGATGAACCCTGGCAAGGCCATCTTCAGGGCCATGAAGGCGGTCCTGTTGGGGTCGGCTCCGGCTATGCCTGCAGCGGTGTAGGCACCGACGCATACGGGGGGCGTCACGGAGGAGAGCACCGCAAAGAAGAAGACGAAGAAGTGAACATCCAGGGCCTTGCAGCCAATTAAAACCAATGCGGGGGCGGCGACGGCGCTGGCCATCACGTAGCTGGCGGTCGTAGGCATCCCCATCCCCAGAAGCAAAGCGATGCCCATTGTCATAACCAGGGTAGGCATCAGCCTACCAGCCGTATAGCCCAGGATCGTGTCCCCGACCCGAAGCGCAATGCCCGTTGCGCCCATCATCCCGATGACGACCCCAACGAGAGTGCATGCGACGGCTACGGACAGAGCGGACTTGCTTCCGTCCTCCAGCGTTGCGATGAGAGCTTTCAGGTTGAGGCGGTCTTCCTTTCTGACGAAGCTGAGCATCATGGAGGAGGCGATGCCCCAGCAGGCCGAATAGAGGGGATTGTATCCCTGGACCAGGAAGTAGATGATCACGAAGAGGGGTAAGGACTTGTATCCGCTTTGTCTCAATACGGCCGATACCTTGGGAAGGGAGGCCTTGTTGAGGCCCTCGAGTCCCAGTTTTGTAGCCTCGAGGCTGAGACAGCACCAGATCCCCCAAAAATAGAGGAGGGCCGGGATCACTGAGGTCGACACCACTTTGATGTAGGGAACGCCGATGCTGTCGGCGATGATGAACGCTGCCGAGCCCAGAACCGGCGGCATGATCTGTCCTCCGGTGGAGGCTGCAGCCTCCACCGCCCCAGCATAATAGGCGGGATACCCGATTTTCTTCATGAGCGGGATGGTAAATGCTCCCGTTGTCGCTACGTTGGCTGAGGTGCTGCCGCTGATGGTGCCCATACACGCACTGGAAATCACGGCTATTTTCGCAGGACCGCCTTTTTTGTGACCGGTCAGAGCCATGGCCAGATCGTTGAAGAAAGCGGAAGTTCCCGTAGAGCTCAGGAACGCTCCGAAGAGTATGAACAAAAATATGTAAGTTGCCGAGACACCGGAAACAAGGCCAAAAAGTCCGTCCGTCGTCAAATAGAGCTCCTCGACGATACGGGGGTAAGAAAGCCCAAAATGCTTCAGTACCCCGGGCATGGAACGGCCGTAGTAGGCGAACAGGAGAAAGAGGGAACAAAAA
Coding sequences within:
- the citF gene encoding citrate lyase subunit alpha, producing MPENSLGRKLPDRIEGYGPVIPYRGLETRMPEGRGLGRKLKTPSRHAQKLLSSLEEAIGASGLRNGMTVSFHHHLRNGDKVVCHVLDTCARMGIGDLTLFPTALFDTHEPLIEHIKSGVIRRIMGSVNGAIGRHVSYGGMSVPVVLRSHGGRPRAIISGETPIDVAFIAAPAADKFGNLSGGFGKSACGSIGYAHTDAQYANCVVAITDHLESCLLAPISIPQTYTDFVVELPDIGDPKGIVSGSTIITKDPLRLLIARYTARLIELSPHFKENFSFQTGAGGIPLAVTTFLEEAMTRRKVKGDFGLGGITEHFVALLQQGLLRRLLDVQSFDLTAVNSLCSNINHMEISADWYANPWNAGAAVNLLDVVVLGATQIDRNFNVNVNTESNGLLLHGTGGHQDTAAGAKLTIIAQPLLRGRIPCVVENVHSLTTPGEAVDALVTEYGITINPRRTDLMDCLRDRKNLPLVSMEQLIDLAQKLSGPMNPPQLEDRIVAVVEWRDGSVLDVIRQCSTH
- a CDS encoding HpcH/HpaI aldolase/citrate lyase family protein, which gives rise to MMYLPGNNPNMLLRGHLFRPDGLIFDLEDSVPANEKLAARILVGKILSFLDFGGCELTIRINGTDSDYWRDDITAIFDAAAANPQITGIRVPKVESPQEVVVLDEMLSELEDKSNIPPGHIRIFCLLESASAIWRAFDIATASSRVTALIPGGEDLAADLKTSRSKDEIELDWIRRMLVVAARAAGVDALDAAYPHIHDLEGLKTQTAFVRQLGFDGKSVLHPNQIPIIHEAYTPTDQEVRKALRIVQAAEEAERRGQGAVSVDGRLVDRPVIKRAQYLLQLAGPMHGRDTHDVPPDKG
- a CDS encoding citrate lyase acyl carrier protein, whose product is MRKAIAGSMESMDCMVSVFERPSGTGITLSIGGSGSELFHSAIVNTVNRTLSAFNIQDIEVHIQDCGALEPVLSARLETALLRYSVASDEREP
- a CDS encoding TRAP transporter permease — its product is MPDSACNVQNEPDAISPIKRDKKRMFDGRLKTFITCVTVFLALFHLYTSVFGLLPAMQQRSFHIAFVLFLVFLLYPATKRSSLNKPTPIDWVCAVLSAICSLYVFLMYKDIAGRAGIYTTYELYLGTIMLALTFEAARRVLGYPLPIFCSLFLLFAYYGRSMPGVLKHFGLSYPRIVEELYLTTDGLFGLVSGVSATYIFLFILFGAFLSSTGTSAFFNDLAMALTGHKKGGPAKIAVISSACMGTISGSTSANVATTGAFTIPLMKKIGYPAYYAGAVEAAASTGGQIMPPVLGSAAFIIADSIGVPYIKVVSTSVIPALLYFWGIWCCLSLEATKLGLEGLNKASLPKVSAVLRQSGYKSLPLFVIIYFLVQGYNPLYSACWGIASSMMLSFVRKEDRLNLKALIATLEDGSKSALSVAVACTLVGVVIGMMGATGIALRVGDTILGYTAGRLMPTLVMTMGIALLLGMGMPTTASYVMASAVAAPALVLIGCKALDVHFFVFFFAVLSSVTPPVCVGAYTAAGIAGADPNRTAFMALKMALPGFIIPFVFIYSPELLLPNVQSWPMFFQALLTALLGVFILATALEGYLLDVMSLPERILAFAAALSMIVPGWKTDLLGFAVLVFLCLFAKRRIRAGKARS